The Candidatus Kryptonium sp. genome contains a region encoding:
- a CDS encoding CTP synthase has translation MTNKKTKYIFVTGGVVSSLGKGIACASLGLLLKSRGLKVTIQKFDPYINVDAGTMNPYQHGEVYVTDDGAETDLDLGHYERFLDINMSRLNNTTTGQVYYEVIMRERKGDYLGATVQVVPHITNEIKRRITLLTKEDNYDIIITEIGGTVGDIESLPFLEAIRQFMLQVGKQNAINIHVTLIPYIKSAGELKTKPTQHSVKTLLEIGIQPDILICRTERPLAKEIKEKIALFTNVEPEAVIQGIDVESIYEIPLIFHEEGLDEIVLKKLNITAKEPDLKEWKKFVEKIKNPKDSVEIAICGKYTELRDAYKSIIESFVHAGAENECKVNIRWIRAEDIEKQGAEKFLKDVHGLLIPGGFGERGIEGKIRAIQYARENKIPFLGICLGMQCAVIEFARNVCGLKEANSTEFNPSTPYPVIDLLPEQLGIQMKGGTMRLGSYPAILKPGTKAYSAYGTDKINERHRHRYELNNKFREILESKGMIFSGLSPDGLLVEIIELSDHPWFVGVQFHPELKSRATKPHPLFRDFVKSALEFKKKKPKTLEELNIVIR, from the coding sequence ATGACAAATAAAAAAACAAAATATATTTTCGTCACAGGTGGTGTTGTTTCATCACTTGGTAAGGGAATCGCTTGTGCATCGCTTGGTCTATTACTTAAATCAAGAGGTTTAAAAGTCACAATCCAGAAATTTGATCCTTACATAAATGTTGACGCTGGAACTATGAACCCATATCAACATGGCGAAGTTTATGTCACAGATGACGGAGCTGAAACTGACCTTGACCTTGGACATTATGAAAGATTCCTTGATATCAACATGTCAAGATTAAACAATACAACAACTGGGCAAGTTTATTACGAAGTCATAATGAGGGAAAGGAAAGGTGATTATCTCGGCGCAACGGTGCAAGTCGTTCCGCATATAACAAATGAAATTAAACGAAGGATCACACTCCTGACAAAAGAGGACAATTACGATATCATAATAACTGAAATTGGTGGAACCGTTGGAGATATAGAAAGCTTGCCTTTTCTTGAAGCAATAAGGCAATTTATGCTACAAGTCGGGAAACAAAACGCTATCAATATTCATGTAACACTTATTCCATACATTAAATCCGCTGGTGAACTTAAAACTAAACCAACACAACACAGTGTCAAAACACTACTTGAAATTGGGATTCAACCTGACATTTTAATTTGTAGAACTGAAAGACCATTGGCGAAGGAAATAAAAGAAAAAATTGCCCTGTTCACTAATGTTGAACCTGAAGCAGTAATTCAAGGAATAGATGTGGAATCAATTTACGAGATACCTTTGATTTTCCACGAGGAGGGACTTGACGAGATCGTTTTGAAAAAATTAAACATCACAGCAAAAGAACCTGACTTAAAGGAATGGAAAAAATTTGTTGAAAAGATAAAAAATCCCAAAGATTCTGTTGAGATCGCAATATGTGGAAAATATACCGAGTTAAGAGATGCATACAAGAGTATAATTGAATCGTTTGTTCACGCAGGCGCTGAAAATGAATGCAAAGTTAATATAAGGTGGATAAGAGCTGAAGACATAGAAAAGCAAGGAGCGGAAAAGTTTTTGAAAGATGTCCACGGGCTTTTGATCCCGGGCGGATTTGGCGAAAGAGGAATTGAAGGGAAAATAAGAGCGATTCAATACGCCCGCGAAAATAAAATTCCGTTCTTAGGGATCTGCCTTGGAATGCAATGTGCTGTAATTGAATTTGCAAGAAATGTCTGCGGATTAAAAGAAGCAAATAGCACAGAATTTAATCCGTCAACTCCTTATCCAGTGATTGACCTTCTCCCAGAACAACTTGGAATTCAAATGAAAGGCGGGACTATGAGATTAGGCTCATACCCAGCGATCTTGAAACCTGGAACGAAAGCTTACTCCGCATACGGCACGGACAAAATAAATGAAAGGCACAGACATAGATATGAACTTAACAATAAATTTAGAGAGATCCTTGAGTCAAAAGGGATGATATTTAGCGGGCTTTCACCAGATGGATTGCTTGTTGAAATAATTGAACTATCAGATCATCCTTGGTTTGTTGGAGTCCAGTTCCATCCAGAGCTTAAATCAAGGGCGACGAAACCACATCCGCTTTTTCGCGATTTCGTTAAGTCGGCTTTGGAATTCAAAAAGAAAAAACCGAAAACTTTGGAAGAATTGAACATAGTAATAAGATGA
- the kdsB gene encoding 3-deoxy-manno-octulosonate cytidylyltransferase has protein sequence MPHIIGVIPARYASTRFPGKPLANILGKPMIMWVYENAMSSKLMNEVFVATDDERIFNTVKNFGGNVIMTPSELPTGTDRIAFAVRDLEADIVVNIQGDEPLITGEMIDLAIEPLLNENQIDISTLAVRINDVDTLFNPNVVKVVFDKNNLALYFSRSPIPFCRDAKTKDEWLKSGVHYKHIGIYVYRKNSLLKFVDLKKSNLEEVEQLEQLRAIENGMKIKIVLTDKDTIGVDTPDDLEKVVNILKQSEVF, from the coding sequence ATGCCTCACATCATTGGAGTAATTCCAGCGCGGTATGCGTCAACCCGATTTCCCGGGAAACCTCTTGCAAATATACTTGGCAAACCGATGATAATGTGGGTTTATGAAAACGCAATGTCATCAAAACTTATGAACGAGGTTTTTGTCGCAACAGATGATGAAAGAATTTTTAACACAGTTAAAAATTTCGGTGGAAATGTAATTATGACTCCATCCGAACTACCAACCGGAACAGATAGGATTGCCTTTGCCGTCCGTGATCTTGAAGCAGATATTGTTGTTAACATTCAGGGCGATGAGCCGTTAATTACTGGAGAAATGATTGATTTAGCAATAGAACCTCTTTTGAATGAAAATCAAATTGATATATCAACGCTTGCCGTGAGGATAAACGATGTTGATACTCTTTTTAATCCAAATGTTGTCAAAGTTGTCTTTGATAAAAACAATTTAGCTCTTTATTTCTCAAGAAGTCCGATTCCCTTCTGTAGAGATGCGAAAACAAAAGATGAGTGGTTAAAGTCAGGGGTCCATTACAAACACATCGGAATTTATGTCTACAGGAAAAATTCGCTTTTAAAGTTTGTTGATCTAAAAAAATCAAATCTTGAAGAAGTTGAGCAACTTGAACAATTGAGAGCAATTGAAAACGGAATGAAAATAAAAATCGTGTTAACCGACAAAGATACTATCGGCGTTGACACCCCAGATGATCTTGAGAAAGTTGTCAATATCCTAAAACAAAGCGAGGTTTTTTGA
- the gatC gene encoding Asp-tRNA(Asn)/Glu-tRNA(Gln) amidotransferase subunit GatC — MAITIKDVEYIAKLARLEFKEEEKEKFTEQFNRILEYIDKLNELDTTNVEPLYHVIDLKNVFRDDIVKESYPREEILKNAPARTEFFFKVPKVIPTEKTTEENNEETE; from the coding sequence ATGGCAATCACAATTAAAGATGTTGAATACATAGCAAAATTAGCACGACTTGAGTTCAAAGAGGAGGAAAAAGAAAAATTCACAGAACAATTTAACCGAATTCTTGAATACATAGACAAGCTAAATGAGCTTGACACGACAAATGTTGAACCGCTTTATCATGTGATTGATTTAAAAAATGTGTTTCGTGATGACATAGTCAAAGAAAGTTACCCACGGGAAGAAATTTTAAAAAACGCGCCCGCAAGAACAGAATTTTTCTTTAAAGTTCCAAAGGTAATCCCAACTGAGAAAACTACAGAAGAAAATAACGAAGAAACTGAATAG
- a CDS encoding 1-acyl-sn-glycerol-3-phosphate acyltransferase — translation MRKILFWLKAGIIVLITIPMGIITALLLPFNYKGKIYHFMAKIWSKIVLLIFNVKVKVKGIENILSKKNYIYISNHASAMDIPALICGIPDQIRFLAKQELGKIPLWGWLLKYGGYILIDRRNPKRAIKSVQKAIEKIKSGVSVLVFAEGTRSVNGELLPFKRGGFMLAIKSNTPVVPVTILNSHQIMRKHKLEINPGTIEILIDKPIEVSNFTGREGETKLMELTREIIAKNLKKIKNL, via the coding sequence ATGAGGAAAATTCTTTTTTGGCTAAAAGCTGGGATTATTGTTTTAATAACAATTCCGATGGGAATAATTACTGCGTTGCTTCTCCCTTTCAACTATAAAGGGAAAATCTATCACTTTATGGCGAAAATTTGGTCAAAAATTGTTCTTCTAATTTTCAATGTCAAAGTCAAGGTCAAAGGCATTGAAAATATTTTAAGCAAGAAGAATTACATTTACATCTCAAACCACGCAAGCGCAATGGACATACCAGCTCTTATTTGCGGTATCCCTGATCAAATTCGTTTTCTTGCGAAACAGGAGCTCGGAAAGATACCTTTATGGGGATGGCTTTTAAAATACGGAGGATACATACTAATTGACAGAAGAAATCCTAAAAGAGCTATCAAAAGCGTTCAAAAAGCGATTGAAAAGATCAAAAGCGGCGTTTCAGTTCTTGTCTTCGCAGAAGGAACGAGGAGTGTTAACGGAGAGCTTTTGCCGTTTAAGCGGGGCGGTTTTATGCTTGCAATTAAATCAAATACACCCGTCGTCCCAGTTACGATCTTGAACAGCCATCAAATTATGCGAAAACATAAACTTGAAATAAACCCTGGGACAATTGAAATTCTAATTGACAAACCTATTGAGGTTAGCAACTTTACAGGCAGAGAGGGTGAGACGAAACTTATGGAATTAACACGAGAAATAATCGCCAAAAATCTCAAAAAAATAAAAAACCTTTAA